The genomic window CCTTTGCCCGGTCCAAACACGCGATTATGAACTACTCGATATGCCTGGAATGATTTCACCGAACCATCATCCAGCTCTACTGGAAAATTTACGTGATAAATACGCTTTGGTTGTTTGAGAAAATCGATGAGACCTTGTTTTAGCCCGTGGATATATTGTTTTGCTCGATTAAATTGCTGCTCGCTTATGTAAACAGGATCAAGGTTTTCTTTTGCACTTTGGGATTGCTCGTTTGAAGATTGCTCTTGCATTTGGTCATCCATAATATTTTGCGTGACTTGCTTACACACTTTTAATACTCACGAGGAGTGAAAGCAAGCACAAATGAATTACGAAACTTTAATCGTCCGAAATAGTGAAAGGGTAACTCATCACAAAAGCTTCAAATATTTGACTCAAAAGAACGCGAAACATCTGTATTTACATACAAGTCTGAAAGCATTCTTCGTGCGAATAATGCTCTTTTGTTGTGAACGATTTGCTGCAGCGAGACCTACGCCAATTGGCATACAGCTTCCTTACGCCGCTCCATCAATTGAGTGACTATCGGTTCACAAATCGTACGTATCGCCTGAGACATGTGGGTATTGGGTATTAACAAGGTATTTGGGCGAGTAAATTTAGCACCAGGGAATTTCTCTTTATAGGCAATCAGATTATATTTTTTTGGCTCTCGAAAACGCACCACCACCATACACTCGTCTTCCAGAGGAACATCGGTCAACACAAATGGATTGGAGGTATCCACCATGGGAATACGTTGAAAATTGATATCCGTCCAGGAAAACTGAGGCGTAATAAACTTTACGTAATCCGGCATGCGTCGCAGAATGAGATTAACAGCGTCCTGTGCGGAACAAAAAGTCAACTGACAGGCTCTATTGATTTTTTGCATCCACTCAAGGTTGATGCTCGGCACTATCCCTATCAGCAAATCGACCCACTGTGCGATATCGACACCTGGGTCTTCGATCGTTTGGGATTGCTGACGTTTTTGTATCACCAGCGGGTTATTTGACTGGCTCAATTCGCGTTTTGACCACAGAGATTCAATATAACCGCCATGATGCCCTTCGTAAAAAAGCACATCGGTATCCACAGGAATTTCTTCCCAAGCAGAAAACAACCCTTTTTCAACACCTAATCGCTGCGCCTGCTCATCGGACTCAACATATTCACGCACCGTTCCACTACCGCTCCGTGAAAATTCCTGAAACAAGCCTTCAAGGCGATTCAATAAATTGATTTCGGGGCCAAAAGCACTCAATGGCGTTCCAGACTTTTCTGCATCTCGAAACATGCGTACCAAGTCTTTACCGGGATATTTACGAAAACTATTGCCGTGGACAAAGCAGGCGTTTACATTTCCCCGCTGAAAAATCTGACGAAAGTCGTTAGCCGCCGATGATATACCCGATCCCGCCGAGCCCGTAACTGCGATGACAGGGTATTGACTGGACATAACTCACTCCCTTTGAATTTCCCAAAAATACTACGATAAGCTGCATGATTATGCAATCAAGCCAATACTGACTAACGCGTATAACGTTTGCACGCTACAATCTGAATAAATATGACTATTTTTGCATTTATCGCGTATTGGCTACTCGTACTGGTCGTGGGCTATCTCGCCTACTGCCTGACACACAGGGTAAGGTCTCAGACTATGTCGCGACTCTATGCGTCGGTGCCAGCTATTCCATGCTGTGTCTGACTTCCCGTATTGCATTGACCATGGGTACGGTCATTATCATGTCAAATATTGTGATTGACGGATTCCTCGCAGTTTCGTAGACCGATCTTATTCAGGGTTTGCTTATGGCAGCAATACTGGTGAAAGTGTCGCTTATGTTGTTCTTTGAAGTGGTGGCCTATTTGATGTCTAGGAAATTGTACCCGGTTTTATTTTTTCTCTAGCCAGCATCCTAGTCGTAAGCAGGTACAGCGCCCCTCTACCGCCACATATCATCAAAGATTTCGACGATGCTACAAAATAGGCATATTTGCTCTTCAGCCAACATTAAACTCCCCAGGGAATAATCAGTCTGCGTTCAGAAAACTATATTAATTTACGACCTAACTATCAGATTTTAGGGGAATTGATCGAGGGCACAGCACCAGACAAATACTCTAAAATAATATAACCTATCGTTTCAGTTAGATTTTTTTACAAATAAAATTGCTAACAATAAGAAAGAGCAGGACGCTCCAATGCTGGAGGGGAGTACGGAAATGAAGTTGTACAGTGTAAAGGCAGTCTTATGTCTGTTTGTTTTTCTATTTATCAGTTCTTGTGAAGCACCCCCAACATACAAACGCCCCGGCATTAAGGGATCAAACCTCCATATTCGCGAGGCCACTCTCGTCCCATTTGATCCAGCACTCTATGAGCTTGCAGACCTGCATTGGGGTGGTCGCCTATATGATCATTGGTGGACAAATCAAGATGGCACAATGTTGCCGGTACCTGCTGAAACCGCAACTACTCACGAGCTATGGCCGGTGGAAAATACCAACGAGGCCGGAGTAGTTACCTGGGAATGTAGCTCCTGTCATGGCTGGGACTACCAGGGAGTTGACGGTATCAATGGCAAACCTGCCAGCCCATTTCATACCGGTATCAAAGGCATCATACCTATAAGCGGTGGTAGCCAACCCGTGCTACAGACACCGGAAGAAGTATATAACTTTCTACACGACGGCATGGTCGATACGCTGTCTCATTCATTTGGTCACGTGATTCTCGATGACATGGCGATATATGCCCTGACCAAATTTGTTATCACTATGCACGAAGACGCATTAGCGCAGCGCGCTCCAAGTAACTACATTAATCAGGAAACCGGACTTACGGCTGGTGTGGAAGCGGACGGAGCGACAATGTTCGGCCTCGATATCACCGAAGGTGGTTGTCAGGCCTGTCATGGCGCAGATGGAAAGATGATCGATTTCATTGATGGTGACCCAGCGACTCAACCTAACGAATTTGTTGATACTCTGGCGCGCGAAAACCCTTGGGAAACACTGCATATCATCCGCTTTGGTCAACCCGGAAGCGAACCTGTATTCATGAAAGGCCTGGGCGAATATCCCGCACATGCAACAAAGGATGTGCTGCACGAGGCGGTCAATATTGTCGCCTACGCACAGAACGGCCTGATCGCCAGTGCGACTGGTTTCGACTTCAGAACCTTCCAGGCTGGCGCAGATCACGCTACCGCGAATCAACCCGCACTCGATTTCGCACGCGGCGGTATCCTCTACGACGAATGGTGGACGGCACATGACGAAACCGCACCGCTTGTTGTTCCACCGGAGATTGTCGGTGTCGATCATGCATTGTGGACACCTGCTGCGACTAACCTAACACCAGCAGCTGGAGAAATTACCTGGCGCTGTAAAGCCTGTCATGGCTGGGACTATGTGGGCGCAGACGGAATCAATGGTGTCAGTGGCAGCAGTTACGAAACCGGCATTAAGGGCATCGTAACGTCTCACAACACTATGCCAACCCATATGGAACCTGTAGCAATCTACGATTTCATCCATTCAGGAACGGTGCATGCTGAAGGAGATCACGCCTTCGCAGCACACGTATCACCTGAGGACTTGTATGCGCTAACACGTTTAGTCGTCGATTTGCAGCAAGAAGCAATGCACGGCATGGCGCCTGATGACTTTATCGATCTCGCCACCGGAACCGTAACAGGTGGCAACGTCGAACATGGTCAGACGGTATTTCATGCAGCCGCAGATGCCGGAGGCTGTGGCGATGCCGCATGTCACGGCCCAGATGGTACGGCGATTGATTTAGCACCTGCGGGCGAACCACCTATCTTTCTGCATAATTTTGTTCTTGCAGATCCGCAGGAAGCTTTGCATAAAATCCGATTCGGAAATCCAGGAAGTGCAATGCCCGGGCATGCCGATCATCATGATCTCCTGAATTTAATGGACTCAATTAGCGTTCTTGAGTTTATCGAAGGCGGCATACTGCCACCCCCAACGGCTGCGCCGGCAGCAGGCTTTATAAGCAATTACTATCGGCGCTAGCCTAAACAGCGAGTCTACCTGCCCTACCCCTGGGGCAGGTGGATTTCGCCCAACGCAGGCAAACTAGCTGAGTTTTTTTCGCCGACGTGCTAAGGTCGTTCTTCCTGAATATCTGTGCCGAGGCTATGACCAATAAAACCCGCGCCCTGCCCTGGCTTTCCTTTTTCCTGCTTACAATTGCTGTACTTGTCTTTCTTGCGAATTATTTTTCGGTTTCGCAGGAAATTCACATCAATGATATGCAAGCACAGCAGATTGGAAAGCAAATATGGCAAAACGAAAGTGGTGGGAAGTTGGAGAACCTGATTTCCTGGAATGAAGGAGAAGATTTTCCATCTCTAGGTATTGGGCATTTCATCTGGTATCCGCAAGGTGTTGAACACACTTTCGAGGAAAGTTTTCCGAAACTGCTGCGGTTTCTCAGTCAAACGCGTAACTTGCCATCGGAATTGAATCCTGATAGCGCAGCACCGTGGAATTCGCGCGAAGAGTTTCTGGCAAATAGGAACAGTGAATTTACGCAAAGGCTACGTTCCTTCTTACAGGACAGCTTCGCCGAGCAAACTCAGTTTGTCATTATGCGATTGCAAGAAGCGCTACCGCGTATCCTGAGAAACACAAAGAACCCGTTTGCGAAAATGCATATCCGCGAAAACTTCTACGCTTTAGCCGCCTATCCTAATGGCGTTTATACACTGGTTGACTACGTTAATTTCAAAGGTGAGGGCATTTCAGAAAAGGAACGTTACAACGGCCTCGGCTGGGGTTTAGCACAGGTTCTTGACCACATGAATAGCAGTCGGGAAAGCAAAACACACGCGTTTGTCGAAGCGGCAGATTTCATATTGACGCGCCGAGTGGAGAATGCGCCCCGTGACGAAAGACGCTGGCTACCCGGCTGGCGCAAACGACTGCAGACCTACCTATCCGTCGAACAACACCAATCGTACACGCCCTGATTTCAACTGCGGCCTTCTATTCATAGAAAATAATAGTGTGATTTTTCAATCAAAGTCCGCAACTAAAGCATTGCGATAATTTTCGGGAAGTGGCTTCACTACCGTTGAATAGGCATTGTGATCAACACCTATCGCGATCGCTGCACCGGTTCGGGCCTTTTCGATCATACCTGGGGTAAACTCGAATCGTAGAAAATGTACCGAGGAAGTTTTTTCATCAGTCTCGCGATCCAAATCTTCGTTTGCGATTGGATATACTTTGTCGCAATCATCAATTTGCACCCAAACTTGGCGCTCTATACCGATGAGCTGCCCCAACATCTTTTTACGTTCATCCACGTCAGGGTATTCGATCATAAACGTGGCCTTCCAGTTAGATCCATCGGGAATGAGTGGATTGTAGGCTTCCAGTTCTTCTTTTATACCATCGGCTTCAAAGATCTTTTCGATGCGTAGCATTTCCTGCACCTGATACTGAACCGTCAGACGGTCTTCAAAATACAAGGTCGCATTCTGCCCCAAGTGAACCGTTCGGTTCTTTTTATGTTCGATGACTTTGGCGCGAAACTCCTTTCGAGCTTCCGCATAGGATTCCAGAGACATTAAATCACTACGTGTAAGTTTGTCAGACATGCTACCTCTACTATCTGTCCATCACTGATACAGTAAAACTAAATTCCGTAAGCCATACGCAAAAGACTCAAGGGATGTGTCGCACCACGACCATCTTTTAAACCGTTTTCTATCTGATCGCCCGCCATTGGACAGTCGCTGGTATAGTGATCTGGTTCAAATTTCTTGACCTTGTTGATCACGGGTCGACATATCTTCATGGAAATATCGTGGTACTCTTGCTTTACCGCATACGTCCCATCGTGGCCCGAACATCGCTCAATAAGATCGATTTCAGTTCCTGGCGTTAATGCCAACACATCCCGGGTTTTCAAACCGATGTTCTGTACTCGCAAATGGCAGGATGCATGATACGACACCTTACCCAAACCTCGCTGGAAACTGGTGTTTAACTTTCCAGCCTTGTGTCTAAGCATGAGATATTCAAACGGGTCATAGATGTGTTGTTTTACTTTTTGTACATCTCTATCATCCGGGAACATCAAGGGCAATTCCTGTTTAAACATCAATACACAGGACGGAACCGGTCCAACGATATCAAAACCCTGCTCTATCATTTCAATCATTACCGGGATGTTTTTGTTTTTTGCCCTTTCAACTGCCTCCAGATCACCGAGCTCCAACTTAGGCATACCACAACATACTTCGGAATCTATTAGTTTGGTATGAAGTTGATTGTGTTCGAACACGGCAACCAGATCTTCCACTATCTGTGGCGCATTGCGGTTGCCATAACAGGTAACAAACACCGCAACCTTGCCTGCGGTCTGCTCCGTAGCCTCTGATTGCGCCAAAGACTTATGGCTGGCTAGCCGTTTGCGCGCTGTATGGCTATGATATTGCGGAACCACCGCGTCAGTATGTATACCGAGTACGCTTTGTAAAATCTTGCGCGTAGCCTGAATTTTATTGGCGCTGTTTACCACACCAGACACAACGGGAATACCTGCCAAAGAGCCAACGGCATCTGTCGAGGTCAGTATCTTGTCTCGCAGCTTCACGTCCCCCTTGCGATGCTTTACTGCCTTTGCACGCAACATCGTGTGTGGAAAATCCAGATTCCATTCGTGCGGGGGAACATAAGGACACTTCGTCATATAACACAAATCACACAAATAGCAGTGATCGACGACTTTCCAGTAATCTTTTTTCGCGACTCCATCAACTTCCATGGTGTCGGACTCGTCTACCAGATCAAAAAGTGTCGGGAAGGCATTGCAAAGACTGACGCATCGGCGACATCCATGACAAATGTCATAGATGCGCTCAAGTTCGTGCATGAGTGATTCTTCGTTATAAAACTCGGGGTTTTTCCAGTCGAGCGAATGTCGCGTAGGAGCCTCCAGGCTACCTTCACGCACAGGGGATTTCGGTCCAGACATAAAACTCCCTTGGAATGACAGTCTGTTTATTCTTTTTTTGGTGAGAAAAACTGGCCACGGATGTGGCCAGTTTTACGTGTACTCTTTGATCTAGTCGAGTGTGTCGAGGGCCTTCTGAAAACGATTAGCGTGAGAACGCTCGGCCTTTGCCAGTGTTTCAAACCAATCAGCAATTTCATCAAAACCTTCATCACGAGCCGTTTTAGCCATACCCGGATACATATCTGTGTATTCATGGGTTTCGCCCGCAATCGACGCCTTGAGATTATCGGAGGTATTTCCAATTGGTAATCCTGTTGCAGGATCGCCTACCTCTTCAAGATATTCCAGGTGACCATGGGCATGACCGGTTTCACCTTCTGCCGTCGAACGGAAAACAGTTGCGACATCGTTATAACCTTCGACGTCTGCTTTGGCAGCAAAGTAAAGATAACGACGATTTGCCTGAGATTCGCCGGCAAAAGCGTCCTTCAGATTTTTTTCTGTTTTACTACCTTTTAACGACATGTTGCTCCTCCTGCAATAGATTAGCTCACCATTTGTTCATTTGCATTCTGAAGAATAATTTGGACTTTGTCCAATATTTATCAAGGTAATTATGATTCAACATCGACACGCGTTTGCCACTCAACAATTGCACTATATGATGAGTGTTCAGCAACAAGCTGTGAGTGAGTACCAACATCCACACTTCCATCACCGTTAAGATATACAACACGATCCGCTTCACGAATTGAAGAAAACCGATGGGCTATGATTATCGTAGTTCGTCCCACGCATAGTCGCCGAATACTTTGCATCAGATGCTGTTCCGATTCGCTGTCAAGCGCGGAACTGGGTTCATCCATAATCAGAATGGGAGCATTCCGCAAAAAGGCACGTGCAATCGAGAGCCGTTGCAACTGACCACCAGACAAAGTAAAACCGCCTTCGCCTATGGGTGTATCCAAACCCAACTCCAGATTTCGAATAAATTCCCAACTACCACTATCGACACAGGCCTGTTGCAACATCGAATCACTTGCATCAGGACAAGCGAGCAGTAGATTCTCCCGAATACTGGTTGGTAGTAACAATGGTTCCTGCCAGACGACTGCAATGTATTTGCGCAGCGATACCGGGTCATACGCTGAAATATTCTTGCCGTTGAACAAGATCTCGCCTTGCTGTGGATCATAAAAACGCAATAACACATTTACCAACGTAGACTTACCGCTGCCGCTCGCTCCTACTATGGCGACTGTTTCACCGGGAATGAACGCCAGATCGACACCACGAAACAAAGGTTGAGATCCGGGATAGGCAAACCACAAATCCTGTATATCGATACGCACGCCGTTATCACCGGCGACGAAATTCTCGCACCCGCTCTGCCGTACATCTGCGCTTTGCGCCAGCACTTCTTCCAATCGTCTACTCGCCGCAAGTCCGGCTTGCGCCTGAAAGGGCATCTCTGCAAGACCTCGAACAGGAACGGAAAGATATCCAAGATAGATCAGAAAGCTGACTAAAGAACCGGCGTTTAGCCTGGATTGTTCGACAAAGCCGATACCAACATATATGACAGCAAGAATACACACATACATCAATGCGCTCAGGCTGACGCCGAACGATGCCTCTAGCCAACGCTCTTTCATCGCTGCCCGATACGCGTCATTGAAACGCTGAAGGTGTTGCTGACGCATGCGTGTTGATGCGCCGAAACTGGTCATAGGTTTCAGAAAACTGATCAAGACATTTTCGAACGCCAACAATTTGCCATTGTTGTGCATAAACTGGCTTGCGGCCTTGTGTTTACGATTAACAAATATTTTCTGGTGCATCACAAACAATGGCGTCAACATCGTTGCGAGTACCGCAAGATATGGATCTAAAAAAAACAACATCGCCACATAAAACAATATTGTTAAAATGTGAGATAAAACATATATCGGATATTCAATCACAACACGTTGAACTTCATCCACGTCATGACTTAAACGTGACAGCAGATCACCCTGCTCAAATTTGTCGGAAACTGGTGCAGAAACTTCCAATAAATGACCGAGAAAACGGTTACGCAAGCGGCCAACAAATCGTAATCCCGCACCACTCGATAGTATACGCGCAATAAAATGGGCCGATTGATTCAGAATAACCATTACCATCAGCCCTAAAATGACAGACAATAGCTGCTGGTATTGACTTTGAAAAATGAGATTAAGCGGCTGACCTAACAACCAAATCAGTACTGTATTGGATATAGCGATCAAAAGCACCGCGATCGCTGCAAGCTTTATTGTCGATAACTCGTCAACCAACTCCTCCGCATAACGCTTTTTGATGCGGCGGGTTTCACTCAATAGCTCAAATAGACCTTTAAACAGCAATGACTCATCTCCGACGGTTAGGTATCCATTCTGTACCACACCGTCCTTCCTGAAGCTGAAAACAAAAAAAGAGAGGCCGAAGCCTCTCTTTCTCTTTTACTACGGTTTATCTGATGATGGAACAAGTCATCAGTGATAAGTGTTCGGGTAGATACCCGCTCCCCATATCACCGCATCTACACGGCTTTCGATGTGGCGCGTGTGGTGTTGTTGTTCTTGTACGGTAGTCTGGTGTGGCCTACATGCCACCGCCCATTCCTCCGCCCATACCGCCCATGCCGCCGCCTCCTCCACCACCCATACCACCCATGCCACCCATAGTGACCTCCTTCGGATAATGTAGGTGAATGCAGTCTGGAACTGCGCCATAGTAGCGCCTTGATTTAATAGAAAAAAACCAAGACACTCGTTGAGTATAGACAATATATGTCTATTTTTCCAAAACCGGGCCAAGCCGATTTCGGGCAGAGTCTAGGCAGGCAAGATTAATCCAGGTTTAAACGTTGGAAAAAGGCAATATAGCGGCCCGGCTTGATACCACCAACCAAAACGATCTTTTAGCCGCCAACCACTGGCATTAGCTTGATAAAGCTAACGTCCGTCGACGGCGTTATCGTCAGTTCGTGATCAAGGCTCTGCACTTCCCTGTGATCCACCATCACGAAAAATGCTTTATTTTCAAAGGCTTTTAGAGCCTCTTCGCATTGCACCTTCCAGTCAAGATCGCGATGTTGACGCAAACGATATCCCTGACTAGTCTCCTCAGCGTCCGCAGGCTGCACCAGGGCTCGAAAATTCACCGGGCGGCGCAGATTAAAGCTTTCGGCTTCGGCCTGTACACGTCGCTCTATCAGCTCACGTAATGTCAAGCGCTCGCTCGCAAGTTTCAATTGCACTCTATGGGTACGTTCTCCACGGGCTGTTTCGTCAAAAACCGTCAATGTGGAAGGCATGGCGACCTCGCTAAACAGATTGGCATCTCTTTTATAACGAGCGTCGAGCGACAAGCTTTAGTCTACGTTGTAGCTCAACTTCTCTAAAATCCCGACTCAACTTCAGCCTATTTTGTGACGTGATTACTTGAATCCAACATAGTGTTATTATCGTCCTTTGTCTTACCCCCTTATTGGAAGAGGCTATAACAACATTGAACTTCCAAGACCGCCGCATAATCGTCATTGTTCTGGTCTGTATTTCCATAGTCGCACTCGCGTTATTGGGTGGACTCGGCATGAGTGCGTTTATAAAAACCACAAGCACTAACGAGTTCTGTATTTCCTGTCACGAGATGGAAACGACGGTATATCAGGAGTATCGGCGAACCACGCATTATAAAAACGTCAGTGGCGTAAGCGCCGGTTGTGCTGATTGCCATATACCACATGACCTCGGCACAACCATCATTCGCAAATTTGCAGCCGTCAAAGATATTTATCATCATCTCCTGGGGACAATCGACACTACGGAAAAATTCGAAGCACGTCGCCTGGAAATGGCGCAAAGAGTATGGGCTTCGATGAAAGCGTCAAACTCCCGCGAATGCCGCAACTGCCACAGTTTCGACTCTATGGATATGGACAAACAACGTCAACGCGCCTCTAAAATGCACCAGCAAGCCACTAAAGACGGTGAAACTTGCATCGAGTGCCACAAGGGAATCGCACACAAAGCAGTTCATGATTTGATGGAAACATCAGAAGAAGAAAATATTATCTTGGAGTTTTGAATGACGGGGATGAAAAAATGAGATCAGGGAAAATTGCTCTCCTGATATGTGCCGTTGTCTCACCAAATGTCTATGCAAACAACATTGATTGGGGACAAGTGGACAGTCAGGAATTCGTTCTGTTTTATCCAGGCCAGGCCTCATGGGAATGGTTACTCACACAACACAAGGGCTCGAAGAGTCTACGTAAAGGCACTCCCTGTCTCGAATGTCACGAGACAGAAGAAAAACAGATGGGAGCAGCACTCGCCAGCGGAAAAAAAATGGATTCGGATGCCATTGCGGGCAAACCGGGTTCTGTTACCGTCAGCATCCAGGCAGCCATTGATGCGGATTTTCTGTACCTGCGCGCACAGTGGCAAGACCCAGAGTTCAGCAGCGGAAAAAAGATGGATGCCAACCACGAAACCAAATTCGCAGTCATGTTTGACGACGGCCGGGTTAAGGAAGCCGGTGTCGCCGGTTGCTGGGGGGTATGCCATGTCGACGTTGCCAACATGCCTTCTGCCGATGGTGAAAAACGTGAGTTGTATACCAGCAAATCCCGGCAGACCATCACTCAAAAGGGCGGTGGTGATAAATACAAAGGCGTCTCGGAGTTAAAGGCATTGCTCGACGAAAATAACTTTATGGAATTCTGGCAAGCACGCCCCGGTAAGAAATCTATGGAAACGGTTTCAGGATACATCCTCGAAAAACGACATCTCCATCAGGGACAGCCGGTAACCAGTGTAGCGGAAAAAAAAGACAACGTTTGGACAGTCGAATTCAAGCGACGCCTGAAAACAACAGGCGATGGTCTTAAAAAACTCGACGCTTCCACACCGTTGCAGATAGGATTCGCCATACACGACGATTATACCAGCGGACGCTTTCACTACGTATCGTTCGGCAAACGCCTGAGCCTCAACGGTGAAAAATCTGATATTACAGTCAAGAAAATTCACTAATTCATAGAGACCAAATCATGAACCAACTGAACAGATTTATATCGGGCGTAGTTAGCCTTCCATTTTTAACTCTAATTTTTTTATCCACATTTAGCATAGAATCGCAGGCCACCGGTGCCTTTGCACGCGCCACGGGTTCCAAATGCGACAAATGCCACACCCAGTCTTTCCCTCGCCTAAACACTCGCGGAGAGCGTTTCATGCGCAATGGGTTTCAGCTAAAAAAGGAAAACGATGGCGGTTTCGGCCTGGACGATGATAAAGGTCAGGAAGAGGATAAACTGCTACGCAAGCTGGCCG from Gammaproteobacteria bacterium includes these protein-coding regions:
- a CDS encoding phosphoribulokinase, whose amino-acid sequence is MSSQYPVIAVTGSAGSGISSAANDFRQIFQRGNVNACFVHGNSFRKYPGKDLVRMFRDAEKSGTPLSAFGPEINLLNRLEGLFQEFSRSGSGTVREYVESDEQAQRLGVEKGLFSAWEEIPVDTDVLFYEGHHGGYIESLWSKRELSQSNNPLVIQKRQQSQTIEDPGVDIAQWVDLLIGIVPSINLEWMQKINRACQLTFCSAQDAVNLILRRMPDYVKFITPQFSWTDINFQRIPMVDTSNPFVLTDVPLEDECMVVVRFREPKKYNLIAYKEKFPGAKFTRPNTLLIPNTHMSQAIRTICEPIVTQLMERRKEAVCQLA
- a CDS encoding DUF3501 family protein, giving the protein MSDKLTRSDLMSLESYAEARKEFRAKVIEHKKNRTVHLGQNATLYFEDRLTVQYQVQEMLRIEKIFEADGIKEELEAYNPLIPDGSNWKATFMIEYPDVDERKKMLGQLIGIERQVWVQIDDCDKVYPIANEDLDRETDEKTSSVHFLRFEFTPGMIEKARTGAAIAIGVDHNAYSTVVKPLPENYRNALVADFD
- a CDS encoding heterodisulfide reductase-related iron-sulfur binding cluster → MSGPKSPVREGSLEAPTRHSLDWKNPEFYNEESLMHELERIYDICHGCRRCVSLCNAFPTLFDLVDESDTMEVDGVAKKDYWKVVDHCYLCDLCYMTKCPYVPPHEWNLDFPHTMLRAKAVKHRKGDVKLRDKILTSTDAVGSLAGIPVVSGVVNSANKIQATRKILQSVLGIHTDAVVPQYHSHTARKRLASHKSLAQSEATEQTAGKVAVFVTCYGNRNAPQIVEDLVAVFEHNQLHTKLIDSEVCCGMPKLELGDLEAVERAKNKNIPVMIEMIEQGFDIVGPVPSCVLMFKQELPLMFPDDRDVQKVKQHIYDPFEYLMLRHKAGKLNTSFQRGLGKVSYHASCHLRVQNIGLKTRDVLALTPGTEIDLIERCSGHDGTYAVKQEYHDISMKICRPVINKVKKFEPDHYTSDCPMAGDQIENGLKDGRGATHPLSLLRMAYGI
- a CDS encoding rubrerythrin family protein gives rise to the protein MSLKGSKTEKNLKDAFAGESQANRRYLYFAAKADVEGYNDVATVFRSTAEGETGHAHGHLEYLEEVGDPATGLPIGNTSDNLKASIAGETHEYTDMYPGMAKTARDEGFDEIADWFETLAKAERSHANRFQKALDTLD
- a CDS encoding ABC transporter ATP-binding protein/permease, giving the protein MVQNGYLTVGDESLLFKGLFELLSETRRIKKRYAEELVDELSTIKLAAIAVLLIAISNTVLIWLLGQPLNLIFQSQYQQLLSVILGLMVMVILNQSAHFIARILSSGAGLRFVGRLRNRFLGHLLEVSAPVSDKFEQGDLLSRLSHDVDEVQRVVIEYPIYVLSHILTILFYVAMLFFLDPYLAVLATMLTPLFVMHQKIFVNRKHKAASQFMHNNGKLLAFENVLISFLKPMTSFGASTRMRQQHLQRFNDAYRAAMKERWLEASFGVSLSALMYVCILAVIYVGIGFVEQSRLNAGSLVSFLIYLGYLSVPVRGLAEMPFQAQAGLAASRRLEEVLAQSADVRQSGCENFVAGDNGVRIDIQDLWFAYPGSQPLFRGVDLAFIPGETVAIVGASGSGKSTLVNVLLRFYDPQQGEILFNGKNISAYDPVSLRKYIAVVWQEPLLLPTSIRENLLLACPDASDSMLQQACVDSGSWEFIRNLELGLDTPIGEGGFTLSGGQLQRLSIARAFLRNAPILIMDEPSSALDSESEQHLMQSIRRLCVGRTTIIIAHRFSSIREADRVVYLNGDGSVDVGTHSQLVAEHSSYSAIVEWQTRVDVES
- a CDS encoding NapC/NirT family cytochrome c, which codes for MNFQDRRIIVIVLVCISIVALALLGGLGMSAFIKTTSTNEFCISCHEMETTVYQEYRRTTHYKNVSGVSAGCADCHIPHDLGTTIIRKFAAVKDIYHHLLGTIDTTEKFEARRLEMAQRVWASMKASNSRECRNCHSFDSMDMDKQRQRASKMHQQATKDGETCIECHKGIAHKAVHDLMETSEEENIILEF
- a CDS encoding ethylbenzene dehydrogenase-related protein → MRSGKIALLICAVVSPNVYANNIDWGQVDSQEFVLFYPGQASWEWLLTQHKGSKSLRKGTPCLECHETEEKQMGAALASGKKMDSDAIAGKPGSVTVSIQAAIDADFLYLRAQWQDPEFSSGKKMDANHETKFAVMFDDGRVKEAGVAGCWGVCHVDVANMPSADGEKRELYTSKSRQTITQKGGGDKYKGVSELKALLDENNFMEFWQARPGKKSMETVSGYILEKRHLHQGQPVTSVAEKKDNVWTVEFKRRLKTTGDGLKKLDASTPLQIGFAIHDDYTSGRFHYVSFGKRLSLNGEKSDITVKKIH